In a single window of the Elaeis guineensis isolate ETL-2024a chromosome 4, EG11, whole genome shotgun sequence genome:
- the LOC105042515 gene encoding uncharacterized protein has translation MGSFIGHVLPGSLFLAVGLWHIWSAAVRYVSDPVAFRVRVWNPVERWFGGKARHLELYVLAGGAFVDMCVELLYSPHFQYFVGSERILNPAHMNDFEHGAMLLMFFLFGAITLLSEKTSYLPMPDGALCLIAASAFSAEYLLFFFHSTTHTGLEGYYHLILVILVALCIATTIAGALFPTSLAVDLGSGVSITLQGLWFYQTAFTLYGPMMPRGCHLDDNEVKCHLHESQVRGELLANFHLFSLVFLSFLYVLGCYAIAASWYGHPDLRKLHASALSGAQGGDQNGAVEATSRFFPEIVAAQ, from the exons atggGATCGTTCATCGGTCACGTGCTGCCGGGGAGCCTATTCCTGGCGGTGGGATTGTGGCACATCTGGAGCGCGGCGGTCCGGTACGTGTCGGACCCGGTGGCGTTTCGGGTCCGGGTGTGGAACCCCGTGGAGCGGTGGTTCGGCGGGAAGGCACGGCACCTGGAGCTCTACGTGCTCGCCGGCGGCGCCTTCGTCGACATGTGCGTCGAGTTATTGTATTCGCCCCACTTCCAGTACTTCGTAGGCTCCGAGAGGATACTGAATCCGGCGCACATGAACGACTTCGAGCATGGTGCAATGCTCCTCATGTTCTTCCTCTTCGGCGCCATCACCCTCCTCTCCGAGAAAACCAG CTACCTACCCATGCCGGATGGAGCGCTTTGCTTGATAGCCGCATCAGCCTTCAGTGCAGAGTATCTACTGTTCTTCTTCCACTCCACCACGCACACGGGACTGGAAGGCTACTACCACCTCATACTTGTCATCCTTGTCGCCCTCTGCATCGCCACCACGATCGCCGGTGCTCTTTTCCCTACCAGCCTTGCTGTGGACCTTGGCAGCGGGGTCTCCATCACTCTCCAGGGCCTGTGGTTCTACCAGACTGCCTTCACCCTCTACGGCCCCATGATGCCCAGGGGTTGCCACCTTGATGACAACGAAGTCAAGTGCCACTTGCATGAGAGCCAGGTCCGCGGGGAGCTGCTAGCCAACTTCCACCTCTTCTCCCTTGTCTTTCTGAGCTTCCTGTATGTTCTTGGATGCTATGCCATTGCGGCGTCATGGTATGGCCACCCAGATTTGAGGAAATTGCATGCCTCTGCTCTGTCCGGCGCCCAAGGTGGCGATCAGAATGGTGCAGTAGAGGCTACAAGTCGGTTCTTTCCAGAGATAGTGGCTGCTCAGTGA